tgctgatttggagttacattgtgttatttgagtgttccctttatgtttctgagctgtgtagttctttgctTTTGGGATGAAATGAACATAAGAGAACTGATGAAGCAGATTGCCTCACACTATTGTGCCTAACACATGAGATtccagcttgctctttctgagtgttgctgtgtaagagggggcgtgaaagaggagtttcaaaaactgtgattatctgttgtgcggagtgaatctgtggagtgggtgcgactgcctatagcccacattcttattttgggtaagtttttctcttttgcacatagtgggataactgttagagtttaaacaccctttttcatttttttttttttttttctctgttccacctctagggggaggaggagtagattgggcacaggtgtataaatcttagcttgggactcttattgagagcttgctctttctgagtgttgctgtgtaagagggggcgtgaaagaggagtttcaaaaactgtgattatctgttgtgcggagtgaatctgtggagtgggtgcgactgcctatagcccacattcttattttgggtaagtttttctcttttgcacatagtgggataactgttagagtttaaacaccctttttcattttttttttttttttttctctgttccacctctagggggaggaggagtagattgggcacaggtgtataaatcttagcttgggactcttattgagagcttgctctttctgagtgttgctgtgtaagagggggcgtgaaagaggagtttcaaaaactgtgattatctgttgtgcggagtgaatctgtggagtgggtgcgactgcctatagcccacattcttattttgggtaagtttttctcttttgcacatagtgggataactgttagagtttaaacaccctttttcattttttttttttttttttctctgttccacctctagggggaggaggagtagattgggcacaggtgtataaatcttagcttgggactcttattgagagcttgctctttctgagtgttgctgtgtaagagggggcgtgaaagaggagtttcaaaaactggagtttgaaagcaggaggttgagatcgctgtgagttttcatttttgaacccacaaggtctacaaaaaattttaagtgtcattttgactgtctgtttttttttgtgaaatccccataattagatggcctccatgttggaaaatgcagtccaatgtacatcctgttcaatgtatgcaatccttgaacaacagtttgagggtgcatattgttgtgcgagatgtgtgctagttgtccgtttggaagcccagatcctgcatctagaggggcgactggcaacaatgagaagcattaacaacatggagaggagtctcctgctcactgagcaggcactctcgggaatagaggtgggggaggacagtgggacggagttgcaggacagtcaggcagttagctgggttacagttagaaagaggggtaggggaaaaagtgtcagggaggctagtcctgaactggcacaccccaacaagtttgcccgcttggcagatgagggggatgccattacagagctagcagaactgcagcaggataccgcctctgaccgccagggaggtgtctgctccagtaaggagggagggaggagtacagggcaggccagacaggtactagtggtgggggactcaattattagggggacagacagggcaatctgtcacaaagaccgggatcgccgaacagtgtgctgtctgcctggcgcacgagttcggcacatcgcggatcgggttgacaggttgttgggcggggctggagaggacccagcagtcatggtacatattggcaccaatgacaaagtaagaggtaggtggagtgtccttaaaaatgatttcagggacttaggccgcaagcttaaggcaaggacctccaaggtagtcttttctgaaatactaccagtaccacgagccgcaccagagaggcagcgggagatcagggaggtaaacaagtggctcagaagctggtgtaggaaggaagggtttgggttcatggagaactgggctgacttcgctgtcggttaccggctctaccgtagggacgggctgcacctcaatggggagggtgcagctttgcttggggagaagatggctagaagggtggaggagtgtttaaactagggacttggggggagggaacctacagcaaagagggggaagatagtgtagatagagaggtgggaattataaatgtacctgggggtggagcggagggaggggttagaatagttaataggaataggcttcataggaaaataaaacttacacccttgaatcccattaaccccaataacataaaggatggaaatgtaaagtgtatgttcacaaatgccagaagcctagcaaataaaatgggggagcttgaggccttgatactggaggaacatattgatatagttggggtcactgagacatggctggactcctcgcatgactgggctgtcaatctgcaggggtttacattgtttcgcaaggacagaacgaacagaaaaggtggtggagtctgtctgtatgtaagaagtggtatgaaagtcagtgtgaacgatgccatagtgtgtgatgattctgaggatgtggaatcattgtgggtagaattacaaaaggagggaaatactgaaaaaataatatttggggtaatctacagaccccctaatatcactgaagagatagaagttcggcttcataaacaaatagagagggccgcccgggcaggtacagtggtaataatgggagattttaactatccagatatagattggggtccggggttggctaaaactacaaaggggcgacaattcctaaatttattgcaggataattttatgggccagtttgtggaggacccaacaagaagtgatgccttgttggatctgatcatttccaacaacgcagagctggttggtaatgtaactgtgcgggaaaaccttggtaatagcgaccacaatatagttacttttgacttaaaatgtagaaaacaaagacaggcggggaaggcaaaaacatataactttaaaaaggcaaatttccctgggctgagatctgcactacaggacatagactggggggaggtgttctcaaatactgatacagaaggtaaatgggacatctttaaatcaactctaaataactatacagctaaatatataccaaaggggaacaaatataaacgattgaaactaaatcctacatggctgacacatgatgttaaaagagcaataaacagcaaaaaaatagccttcaaaaaatacaaatctgatgggtcagcgataacatttaaacagtacaaggagcttaataaaatctgtaaaaatgtaataaaaacagcaaaaattcaaaatgagagacaggtggccaaagaaagcaaaactaatcctaaatatttttttagatatataaatgcaaaaaaaacaaggacagagcatgtaggaccccttaataatgataatggggaggttgtcacaggcgatcaagagaaggcggagctactgaatgggttctttagttctgtatacactatggaagaaggagctgacattggccaggtcagtgctggtaacacatcatgtaatgtactgaactggcttaatgtagagatggtacaaggtaagttaagtgatataaatgtaagcaaatccccaggaccggatggactacacccaagagttcttagagaggtaagttcagtaatatctgtacccctgttcatgatatttagagattctctggtgtctggtattgtgccaagggactggcgcaaggcgaatgtggtgccaatcttcaaaaagggctctaggtcttccccaggaaactatagaccggtaagtttaacgtgcattgtgggtaaattgtttgaaggacttataagggattacatacaggaatacataggggataattgtattataagtgatagccagcatgggtttactaaggatagaagttgtcaaaccaatctaatttgcttttatgaagaggtgagtagaagccttgacagaggaatggctgtggatatagtgtttctggattttgctaaagcatttgatactgtccctcatagacgtctgacaggtaagttaaggtctttgggtttggaaattttagtttgtaactggattgaacactggctcatggatcgtacccagagagtggtggtcaatgattcgtactctgattggtccccggttattagtggtgtaccccaaggttcagtactgggaccgctgttgtttaatttatttatcaatgatatagaggatggtattaacagctctgtttctatctttgcagatgacaccaagctttgtagcacagtacagtctatagaggatgtgcataagttacaggatgacttggatagactaagtgtctgggcatccacttggcaaatgaggttcaatgtggataaatgtaaagttatgcatctgggtactaataacctgcatgcatcgtatgtcttaggggggattaaactgtcagagtcactggtagagaaggatctgggtgtacttgtagatcacagactacagaatagcatgcaatgtcaggctgctgcttccaaagccggcaggatattgtcatgtatcaaaagaggcatggactcaagggacagggacataatactccccctttataaagcattggtacggcctcacctggaatatgctgttcagttttggtcacctgtccataaaagggacactgcagagttggaaagggtgcagagacgcgcgactaaactaatatggggcatggaacatcttagctatgaggagcgattaaaggagttacaattgtttagtcttgagaagagacgtttaaggggggatatgataaacgtatataagtatattaatggcccatacaaaaaaaaattgagaaaaactgttccaggttaaacccccccaaaggacgagggggcactccctccgtctggagaaaaaaaagtttagtctcaaggggcgacacgccttctttaccgtgaggactgtgaatttatggaacggtctacctcaggaactggtcacagcaggaacaattaacagctttaaaacaggattagatacattcctggaacaaaataagattaatgcttatgaagaaatataaaatctcatcccttccccaatatcgcgccacacccctaccccttaattccctggttgaacttgatggacatatgtcttttttcgaccgtactaactatgtaactatgtaactatatcccTCCAAGTAAACAGGTACCAGCCCATTAATCTAACAGATTTGAAAAACTGGAAGCGCCTGGAAATGTTTTAGATCTAAAAGTTATCACAAATATCATCAGGTCTGGATGAAGCCTCAGAAGCATTTACTGCATTCACAATGAGGACTGAATCCATCAGCCTCATCTCCTTCctctggggacctctagtggtggttTGTAGTATAGTTTCCATCTGTCTTCACGTAAACTCACTGCCAATCTTCATATCCTATTAACCCCTGCAGTGACCTTTCAGGTGTTTTGTCTTTGATCAGTTCACTTTGTTGTTACATCAGTAATTATTCTATTTAGAAACATTATAATTGAGGCTTTGAAGCGCTAATATTAATCATCTGAacagaatagaaaaaatatatagtttcccACCGAGATCTCTCCTGTATCGACGGGATCCCGGTCGGCGGCTGTAACCATCAGTCTGTGCACACGGTTGGTTCCCTGTGTtatttcatacattttatcctacaGCCCAGTACACACTACTGATCTCCGCACAGCAGCTTTATCCCCTGTACATCTGATCGGAGGAGCCGCATCATCTATTTACTGGATgttttattgatgatttgtatTTCTGCCTTTTACCATCCAGTGATCCAGTTGTATTTTACCCCTTTTATTTGTtctctatttttattacattgtacATTTATTGTTTATGTGGATATATAAGAAAGTTACTGTCAGTTCTAGTCCCAGGAAGATCTCATCCCCCATAGACCCCCGATCACACCCAGCAGATTATTACCGCAAGAACAATCAGGGGCCGGAGGTCTAGGAGAGAATTTCCCGGACGACCTCTGCAAATCTATAAACGATCAGGTATAATCTCCGTCCATCTTCCTCTCTTCTCACTTTATTCTATCACATTTTATATGGATGAAGAGTAAAAGATCGGGAGAAGCGATCAGCAAGATCGGGAAATCACTGTCCACGAGGAGCCGATAGATACACAATGAACACAAAGTATGGAGCTATAGCTCCGCCCCCAGGCGGCAACAAACGGTTAAATCATTGTTAACCCTTCAGTGACCGCGGTATTTTTTGGTCGTAACAATTTCTGCTCTTTGTTCCCCAACAATCCTCTCTCCTAGACCTCCGGCCCGATTGTTACTGCGGTAATAATCTGCTGGGGGTGATCAGGGGTCTATGGGGGATGAGATCTTCCTGGGACTAGAGATGGCGCAGACCCTCCCTGTAATGTGTCTGATCGATTGTTTCCTGCCCAGTCTGTCTGCGATCAGATCTGATGGTGGGAATATGTATACAGGACCGAACCGATAAGAGATCTGATCGTATCCGGGAGACACAAGGACCTGAATCTCACAATTTGTATAGATGTCCCGGCATCTAAACGGAACCGCAGAAAAGCTACGGGAATCCCGGCGATACCGATCACCACTGTGATACCGATATGTCCGGTCAGTGCAGGAGACACAAACCCCAGACCCGAGACACAATTACTTATTCTGGCGTTAACGTATATATACGGTGCTGATGTAACCAGCAGCCAGATTATGTATCACAGACCGCGATCCCGGAGCAGCacaatatgtacagtataaagcgGCTGCACTGGTATAAACTCGGCCACAAAGAGAATAAAGCTAATTCTAGCAGATAGAAGCTCCAGCTCTATTATAGACAATGTGGcggctcttagaagagcctttggggtgacagcaggaggcggagcaggttacttggcgctggtgtacttggtgacggccttggtgccctcggacacggcgtgcttggccagctctccaggcagcagcaggcgcacggcggtctggatctcccgggaggtgatggtggagcgcttgttgtagtgagccaggcgggaggcttcccctgcgatgcgctcgaagatatcgttgacaaagGAGTTCATGATGCCCATGGCCTTGGAGGAGATGCCGGTGTCAGGATGGACCTGCTTGAGCACCTTGTACACGTAGATGGCATAGCtttccttcctggtcttcctccgCTTCTTGCCGTCCTTCTTCTGAgtcttggtcacggctttcttaGAGCCCTTCTTAGGCGCTGGTGCAGACTTGGCGGGATCAGACATGATGGTTCAGGATAGTGAAATATTCTCCTAGAGAACAGAGATCAGTAATGATGAGAACAATATCTGCCGATCCTTTTATTCCTGTCACATTCTAATTTAGGCGGCTAAAGAGCTGGCTCCCTATTGGTGggaaggagggggcgtggtctcactaTCATCTTTCTTTATTCCCCATTGGCTGCTGTATTTGCCGCTGAATATTGGATTtgtatctgaccaatcacagaggCTCCTTCCTTCTCCATCCGGGTATAATAGGTGACGCAGAGCGGGGCTCCATACCGTCTCGTCTGTACAGTGAGCAATAGACATGTCTGGAAGAGGAAAGCAAGGAGGGAAGGTTCGGGCCAAGGCCAAGACCCGCTCATCCCGGGCAGGACTCCAGTTCCCTGTCGGTCGTGTGCACAGGCTCCTCCGCAAAGGGAACTACGCCGAGAGGGTGGGCGCCGGTGCTCCGGTCTACCTGGCCGCTGTGCTGGAGTATTTAACCGCTGAGATCCTGGAATTGGCCGGTAATGCCGCCCGGGACAACAAGAAGACCCGCAtcatcccccgtcacctgcagctggccgtgcgcaatgacgaggagcTGAACAAGCTGCTGGGTGGGGTGACCATCGCCCAGGGAGGCGTCCTGCCCAACATCCAGGCCGTGCTGCTGCCCAAGAAGACCGAGAGCAGCAAAGCGGCCAAGAGCAAGTGATCACCGCTTATCCCAGATCATCCCGAAcaccaaaggctcttctaagagccaccACATTGTCTCCTACAGAGCTGGCGCCGCTGATCTCGGGTCtgatagtgttattattattgggCTGTTATGTGGTTTATAAGAACATCCTGCACATCTGCTTCATGACACATAAGGTGTTGGTTGTGCAGAGATGTCATAAGAGGATTTATTTTATCACATCAGATTAATGTCAGATGGACACAGATCTCTGAGCGACCGCCGATCACTAACCGCGGGCATCACCCAGCGCCGCCTCAGTGATCGGCTTCACATCGTCCCTTGGGCGGAGAGGAGTTTATTGTTCTCAGACACAGCCGTCCTGCAGATATCTTCTATTTCAGAGTAATAAAGTTTTCTAATGAACACGTTACTAAACCCTTATTTATCAATGAAATGTGGATGAGGTCACTGGTTGTATACAGTAATAATCGCCCTAGGGAGACATCACGTGGTAttacatgggggaggggagagcGGGAATTTCATAATCCCCAAAGACAATGATCACCGATCATCGGGGGCTATAGAGCCGATGTCTCGTATGAATTTCCCGCTATCGCTGTGTTCCAGCTTCTAATGTGAAT
This is a stretch of genomic DNA from Hyla sarda isolate aHylSar1 unplaced genomic scaffold, aHylSar1.hap1 scaffold_552, whole genome shotgun sequence. It encodes these proteins:
- the LOC130339772 gene encoding histone H2A type 1, which translates into the protein MSGRGKQGGKVRAKAKTRSSRAGLQFPVGRVHRLLRKGNYAERVGAGAPVYLAAVLEYLTAEILELAGNAARDNKKTRIIPRHLQLAVRNDEELNKLLGGVTIAQGGVLPNIQAVLLPKKTESSKAAKSK
- the LOC130339773 gene encoding histone H2B 1.1-like; this translates as MSDPAKSAPAPKKGSKKAVTKTQKKDGKKRRKTRKESYAIYVYKVLKQVHPDTGISSKAMGIMNSFVNDIFERIAGEASRLAHYNKRSTITSREIQTAVRLLLPGELAKHAVSEGTKAVTKYTSAK